A single genomic interval of Gossypium raimondii isolate GPD5lz chromosome 11, ASM2569854v1, whole genome shotgun sequence harbors:
- the LOC105761060 gene encoding uncharacterized protein LOC105761060, with protein sequence MQQPPQLMSITTEKIQKLLSSQFSISFFFWPDRIKKARVCKDKMHRRRLRDLSIIQNSLNSKETNSEQHTAIGSSNVLNTADELAEIQTESGGRRKTRERTLLKDLYELNSVERIKIDRNCHSQPIGLEARLLAGYLGIIARNANLLPINYESWHHMPDSNKNEALDNIKERFALEV encoded by the exons ATGCAGCAGCCTCCACAGTTGATGAGCATCACCACTGAGAAGATtcaaaag TTACTGAGCTCccaattttctatttctttctttttttggccAGACCGAATTAAGAAGGCCAGAGTTTGTAAAG ATAAAATGCATAGAAGAAGATTGCGAGATCtaagtattattcaaaattctctaaattcgaaagaaacaaatagtgaacaacatactgctattggatcttcgaatgttctgAATACAGCTGACGAACTTGcagaaattcaaa CTGAAAGTGGTGGGAGGCGCAAAACTCGAGAACGTACtctattaaaagatttataCGAGTTAAATTCTGTCGAGCGTatcaaaatagatagaaattGTCATAGTCAGCCTATTGGAttagaagctcgacttttagcaggatacttggGCATTATTGCACGAAACGCTAAtctgttgcctatcaactacgagtcatggcatcatatgcctgatagtaacaaaaatgaagctctcgataatattaag GAGagatttgctttagaggtctaa